Proteins from one Gallus gallus isolate bGalGal1 chromosome 15, bGalGal1.mat.broiler.GRCg7b, whole genome shotgun sequence genomic window:
- the SLC5A1 gene encoding sodium/glucose cotransporter 1 isoform 2 (isoform 2 is encoded by transcript variant 2): MESTAIRINNAADISVIVIYFVVVLAVGVWAMYSTNRGTVGGFFLAGRSMVWWPIGASLFASNIGSGHFVGIAGTAAAGGIAIGGYEWNALIFVVVLGWVFVPIYIKAGVVTMPEYLRKRFGGKRIQVYLSILSLILYIFTKISADIFSGAVFIQLAMGLNLYLAIIILLAITALYTITGGLAAVIYTDTLQTFIMVVGSFILMGFAFREVGGYDAFMEKYMNAVPSNITYGNSTIDSKCYTPRADSFHIFRDAVTGDLPWPGLTIGLSILTLWYWCTDQVIVQRCLSGKNMSHVKAGCVMCGYLKLLPMFIIVMPGMISRILYTGLRGLMLSVMLASLMSSLTSIFNSASTLFTMDIYTKVRKQPSEKELMLAGRAFMVVLIGISIAWVPVVQSAQSGQLFDYIQSVTSYLGPPIAAVFLLAIFCKRVNEQGAFWGLVVGLLAGLGRMISEFAYGTGSCVAPSNCPFIICGIHYLYFAIILFGISAIVILAVSFMTKPIPDVHLYRLCWSLRNSKEERIDLDADDEEEKPDERDKESVSEESEDPGCLKKAYNWFCGLDQQKGPKLSKEEEEALKKKLTDTSEVPLWRNVVNINGIILLTVAVFCHAFFA; this comes from the exons ATGGAATCCACCGCCATAAGGATCAACAATGCTGCGGACATCTCTGTTATTGTCATCTATTTTGTGGTAGTCCTGGCAGTGGGAGTATGG gcTATGTACTCAACCAACCGAGGGACAGTAGGTGGATTCTTTCTGGCTGGACGGAGCATGGTTTGGTGGCCG ATCGGTGCTTCACTCTTTGCCAGTAACATTGGCAGTGGACATTTTGTGGGCAtagcaggaacagcagcagctggtggaaTTGCCATTGGAGGGTATGAATGGAAT GCTCTGATATTTGTGGTTGTTCTAGGATGGGTGTTTGTACCCATCTACATCAAAGCTGGG GTGGTGACAATGCCGGAGTATCTGAGGAAGCGTTTTGGTGGGAAACGGATTCAGGTCTACCTGTCAATCCTTTCACTGATCCTGTATATTTTCACAAAGATCTCA GCAGACATATTCTCTGGAGCTGTGTTTATACAGTTGGCCATGGGGCTGAATCTGTATTTGGCCATTATTATCCTGCTTGCTATTACTGCTCTTTACACCATTACAG GTGGCCTTGCAGCTGTGATTTACACAGATACCTTGCAGACGTTTATCATGGTTGTGGGATCTTTCATTCTCATGGGATTTG catttagAGAGGTTGGAGGGTATGATGCCTTCATGGAGAAGTATATGAATGCAGTTCCATCCAATATCACCTATGGAAATAGTACAATTGATTCAAAATGCTATACGCCTCGAGCAGATTCTTTTCACATCTTCCGAGATGCTGTCACTGGAGATCTGCCATGGCCAGGGCTTACTATTGGTTTGAGCATCCTTACTCTGTGGTACTGGTGCACAGATCAG GTTATTGTCCAAAGATGTCTCTCTGGCAAGAACATGTCCCACGTGAAGGCTGGATGTGTGATGTGCGGATACCTGAAGCTCTTGCCCATGTTTATCATAGTGATGCCTGGAATGATCAGCCGAATTTTGTATACAG GTCTACGAGGTCTGATGTTATCAGTCATGTTGGCATCCCTTATGAGCTCCTTGACTTCCATTTTTAACAGTGCTAGTACACTGTTCACTATGGACATTTACACCAAAGTTAGAAAACAACCATCAGAGAAAGAGCTTATGTTGGCTGGAAG GGCATTTATGGTGGTTTTAATTGGCATCAGCATCGCCTGGGTTCCTGTGGTGCAGTCAGCTCAAAGCGGGCAGCTCTTTGATTACATTCAGTCGGTTACCAGCTACCTGGGACCTCCCATTGCTGCTGTCTTCCTGCTTGCCATCTTCTGCAAGCGAGTAAATGAGCAG GGTGCCTTCTGGGGCCTGGTTGttgggctgctggctgggctcGGTAGAATGATATCAGAGTTTGCCTATGGAACTGGTAGCTGTGTGGCCCCTTCCAACTGTCCGTTCATCATCTGTGGGATTCACTACCTTTACTTTGCAATTATTCTTTTTGGGATTTCTGCCATCGTTATCCTGGCAGTCTCCTTCATGACTAAGCCGATTCCTGATGTACAT ctTTATCGCTTGTGCTGGTCTTTGCGGAACAGCAAAGAGGAACGCATTGAtcttgatgcagatgatgaggaggagaaaCCCGATGAAAGAGATAAGGAATCAG TTTCAGAGGAAAGTGAAGACCCAGGATGCCTAAAGAAAGCTTACAACTGGTTCTGTGGCTTAGACCAACAAAAAGGACCCAAACTGagcaaggaggaagaggaagcgCTGAAGAAGAAACTGACTGACACATCAGAAGTGCCACTTTGGAGGAATGTTGTGAATATCAACGGCATCATCCTACTGACTGTGGCTGTATTTTGCCATGCCTTTTTTGCATAG
- the SLC5A1 gene encoding sodium/glucose cotransporter 1 isoform 1 (isoform 1 is encoded by transcript variant 1), with protein sequence MESTAIRINNAADISVIVIYFVVVLAVGVWAMYSTNRGTVGGFFLAGRSMVWWPIGASLFASNIGSGHFVGIAGTAAAGGIAIGGYEWNALIFVVVLGWVFVPIYIKAGVVTMPEYLRKRFGGKRIQVYLSILSLILYIFTKISADIFSGAVFIQLAMGLNLYLAIIILLAITALYTITGGLAAVIYTDTLQTFIMVVGSFILMGFAFREVGGYDAFMEKYMNAVPSNITYGNSTIDSKCYTPRADSFHIFRDAVTGDLPWPGLTIGLSILTLWYWCTDQVIVQRCLSGKNMSHVKAGCVMCGYLKLLPMFIIVMPGMISRILYTDVVACAVPEICQQACGTTVGCTNIAYPKMVVELMPNGLRGLMLSVMLASLMSSLTSIFNSASTLFTMDIYTKVRKQPSEKELMLAGRAFMVVLIGISIAWVPVVQSAQSGQLFDYIQSVTSYLGPPIAAVFLLAIFCKRVNEQGAFWGLVVGLLAGLGRMISEFAYGTGSCVAPSNCPFIICGIHYLYFAIILFGISAIVILAVSFMTKPIPDVHLYRLCWSLRNSKEERIDLDADDEEEKPDERDKESVSEESEDPGCLKKAYNWFCGLDQQKGPKLSKEEEEALKKKLTDTSEVPLWRNVVNINGIILLTVAVFCHAFFA encoded by the exons ATGGAATCCACCGCCATAAGGATCAACAATGCTGCGGACATCTCTGTTATTGTCATCTATTTTGTGGTAGTCCTGGCAGTGGGAGTATGG gcTATGTACTCAACCAACCGAGGGACAGTAGGTGGATTCTTTCTGGCTGGACGGAGCATGGTTTGGTGGCCG ATCGGTGCTTCACTCTTTGCCAGTAACATTGGCAGTGGACATTTTGTGGGCAtagcaggaacagcagcagctggtggaaTTGCCATTGGAGGGTATGAATGGAAT GCTCTGATATTTGTGGTTGTTCTAGGATGGGTGTTTGTACCCATCTACATCAAAGCTGGG GTGGTGACAATGCCGGAGTATCTGAGGAAGCGTTTTGGTGGGAAACGGATTCAGGTCTACCTGTCAATCCTTTCACTGATCCTGTATATTTTCACAAAGATCTCA GCAGACATATTCTCTGGAGCTGTGTTTATACAGTTGGCCATGGGGCTGAATCTGTATTTGGCCATTATTATCCTGCTTGCTATTACTGCTCTTTACACCATTACAG GTGGCCTTGCAGCTGTGATTTACACAGATACCTTGCAGACGTTTATCATGGTTGTGGGATCTTTCATTCTCATGGGATTTG catttagAGAGGTTGGAGGGTATGATGCCTTCATGGAGAAGTATATGAATGCAGTTCCATCCAATATCACCTATGGAAATAGTACAATTGATTCAAAATGCTATACGCCTCGAGCAGATTCTTTTCACATCTTCCGAGATGCTGTCACTGGAGATCTGCCATGGCCAGGGCTTACTATTGGTTTGAGCATCCTTACTCTGTGGTACTGGTGCACAGATCAG GTTATTGTCCAAAGATGTCTCTCTGGCAAGAACATGTCCCACGTGAAGGCTGGATGTGTGATGTGCGGATACCTGAAGCTCTTGCCCATGTTTATCATAGTGATGCCTGGAATGATCAGCCGAATTTTGTATACAG ATGTGGTGGCTTGTGCTGTGCCTGAAATCTGCCAGCAGGCCTGTGGCACCACAGTTGGCTGTACAAATATTGCTTATCCAAAAATGGTAGTGGAGCTTATGCCAAATG GTCTACGAGGTCTGATGTTATCAGTCATGTTGGCATCCCTTATGAGCTCCTTGACTTCCATTTTTAACAGTGCTAGTACACTGTTCACTATGGACATTTACACCAAAGTTAGAAAACAACCATCAGAGAAAGAGCTTATGTTGGCTGGAAG GGCATTTATGGTGGTTTTAATTGGCATCAGCATCGCCTGGGTTCCTGTGGTGCAGTCAGCTCAAAGCGGGCAGCTCTTTGATTACATTCAGTCGGTTACCAGCTACCTGGGACCTCCCATTGCTGCTGTCTTCCTGCTTGCCATCTTCTGCAAGCGAGTAAATGAGCAG GGTGCCTTCTGGGGCCTGGTTGttgggctgctggctgggctcGGTAGAATGATATCAGAGTTTGCCTATGGAACTGGTAGCTGTGTGGCCCCTTCCAACTGTCCGTTCATCATCTGTGGGATTCACTACCTTTACTTTGCAATTATTCTTTTTGGGATTTCTGCCATCGTTATCCTGGCAGTCTCCTTCATGACTAAGCCGATTCCTGATGTACAT ctTTATCGCTTGTGCTGGTCTTTGCGGAACAGCAAAGAGGAACGCATTGAtcttgatgcagatgatgaggaggagaaaCCCGATGAAAGAGATAAGGAATCAG TTTCAGAGGAAAGTGAAGACCCAGGATGCCTAAAGAAAGCTTACAACTGGTTCTGTGGCTTAGACCAACAAAAAGGACCCAAACTGagcaaggaggaagaggaagcgCTGAAGAAGAAACTGACTGACACATCAGAAGTGCCACTTTGGAGGAATGTTGTGAATATCAACGGCATCATCCTACTGACTGTGGCTGTATTTTGCCATGCCTTTTTTGCATAG
- the SLC5A1 gene encoding sodium/glucose cotransporter 1 isoform X1 — MYSTNRGTVGGFFLAGRSMVWWPIGASLFASNIGSGHFVGIAGTAAAGGIAIGGYEWNALIFVVVLGWVFVPIYIKAGVVTMPEYLRKRFGGKRIQVYLSILSLILYIFTKISADIFSGAVFIQLAMGLNLYLAIIILLAITALYTITGGLAAVIYTDTLQTFIMVVGSFILMGFAFREVGGYDAFMEKYMNAVPSNITYGNSTIDSKCYTPRADSFHIFRDAVTGDLPWPGLTIGLSILTLWYWCTDQVIVQRCLSGKNMSHVKAGCVMCGYLKLLPMFIIVMPGMISRILYTDVVACAVPEICQQACGTTVGCTNIAYPKMVVELMPNGLRGLMLSVMLASLMSSLTSIFNSASTLFTMDIYTKVRKQPSEKELMLAGRAFMVVLIGISIAWVPVVQSAQSGQLFDYIQSVTSYLGPPIAAVFLLAIFCKRVNEQGAFWGLVVGLLAGLGRMISEFAYGTGSCVAPSNCPFIICGIHYLYFAIILFGISAIVILAVSFMTKPIPDVHLYRLCWSLRNSKEERIDLDADDEEEKPDERDKESVSEESEDPGCLKKAYNWFCGLDQQKGPKLSKEEEEALKKKLTDTSEVPLWRNVVNINGIILLTVAVFCHAFFA; from the exons ATGTACTCAACCAACCGAGGGACAGTAGGTGGATTCTTTCTGGCTGGACGGAGCATGGTTTGGTGGCCG ATCGGTGCTTCACTCTTTGCCAGTAACATTGGCAGTGGACATTTTGTGGGCAtagcaggaacagcagcagctggtggaaTTGCCATTGGAGGGTATGAATGGAAT GCTCTGATATTTGTGGTTGTTCTAGGATGGGTGTTTGTACCCATCTACATCAAAGCTGGG GTGGTGACAATGCCGGAGTATCTGAGGAAGCGTTTTGGTGGGAAACGGATTCAGGTCTACCTGTCAATCCTTTCACTGATCCTGTATATTTTCACAAAGATCTCA GCAGACATATTCTCTGGAGCTGTGTTTATACAGTTGGCCATGGGGCTGAATCTGTATTTGGCCATTATTATCCTGCTTGCTATTACTGCTCTTTACACCATTACAG GTGGCCTTGCAGCTGTGATTTACACAGATACCTTGCAGACGTTTATCATGGTTGTGGGATCTTTCATTCTCATGGGATTTG catttagAGAGGTTGGAGGGTATGATGCCTTCATGGAGAAGTATATGAATGCAGTTCCATCCAATATCACCTATGGAAATAGTACAATTGATTCAAAATGCTATACGCCTCGAGCAGATTCTTTTCACATCTTCCGAGATGCTGTCACTGGAGATCTGCCATGGCCAGGGCTTACTATTGGTTTGAGCATCCTTACTCTGTGGTACTGGTGCACAGATCAG GTTATTGTCCAAAGATGTCTCTCTGGCAAGAACATGTCCCACGTGAAGGCTGGATGTGTGATGTGCGGATACCTGAAGCTCTTGCCCATGTTTATCATAGTGATGCCTGGAATGATCAGCCGAATTTTGTATACAG ATGTGGTGGCTTGTGCTGTGCCTGAAATCTGCCAGCAGGCCTGTGGCACCACAGTTGGCTGTACAAATATTGCTTATCCAAAAATGGTAGTGGAGCTTATGCCAAATG GTCTACGAGGTCTGATGTTATCAGTCATGTTGGCATCCCTTATGAGCTCCTTGACTTCCATTTTTAACAGTGCTAGTACACTGTTCACTATGGACATTTACACCAAAGTTAGAAAACAACCATCAGAGAAAGAGCTTATGTTGGCTGGAAG GGCATTTATGGTGGTTTTAATTGGCATCAGCATCGCCTGGGTTCCTGTGGTGCAGTCAGCTCAAAGCGGGCAGCTCTTTGATTACATTCAGTCGGTTACCAGCTACCTGGGACCTCCCATTGCTGCTGTCTTCCTGCTTGCCATCTTCTGCAAGCGAGTAAATGAGCAG GGTGCCTTCTGGGGCCTGGTTGttgggctgctggctgggctcGGTAGAATGATATCAGAGTTTGCCTATGGAACTGGTAGCTGTGTGGCCCCTTCCAACTGTCCGTTCATCATCTGTGGGATTCACTACCTTTACTTTGCAATTATTCTTTTTGGGATTTCTGCCATCGTTATCCTGGCAGTCTCCTTCATGACTAAGCCGATTCCTGATGTACAT ctTTATCGCTTGTGCTGGTCTTTGCGGAACAGCAAAGAGGAACGCATTGAtcttgatgcagatgatgaggaggagaaaCCCGATGAAAGAGATAAGGAATCAG TTTCAGAGGAAAGTGAAGACCCAGGATGCCTAAAGAAAGCTTACAACTGGTTCTGTGGCTTAGACCAACAAAAAGGACCCAAACTGagcaaggaggaagaggaagcgCTGAAGAAGAAACTGACTGACACATCAGAAGTGCCACTTTGGAGGAATGTTGTGAATATCAACGGCATCATCCTACTGACTGTGGCTGTATTTTGCCATGCCTTTTTTGCATAG